A stretch of the Panicum virgatum strain AP13 chromosome 9N, P.virgatum_v5, whole genome shotgun sequence genome encodes the following:
- the LOC120689919 gene encoding protein DETOXIFICATION 12-like isoform X2, protein MGSSESEAPLLPPQRGEEEAGCRCRWWRGGASWAEATAEAGRLAALAAPMIAVALLQLMMQLISTVMVGHLGEVPLAGAAIANSLTNVSGFSVLMGLACGLETICGQAYGAEQYHKLALFTYRSIVVLLVASVPIAIIWLFLPDVLPLIGQDPQIASEAGKYALWLIPGLFAYSVAQCLSKFLQSQSLIFPMVLSSLTTLTLFIPLCWFMVYKVGMGNAGAAFAVSLCDWVEVTVLGLYIKFSPSCEKTRAAPTWETFRGIGSFMRLAVPSTLMICLEWWSYELLVLLSGILPNPALETSVLSICISTVVLVYNLPYGIGTAASVRVSNELGAGNPDGARLVVVVSLSIIICTAVLVSATLLSLRHFIGIAFSNEEEVVNYVTRMVPLLSISVLVDNLQGVLSGISRGCGWQHLGAYVNLGAFYLIGIPVALVLGFAFHLGGAGFWIGMIAGGATQVTLLSVITAMTNWGKMAEKARDRVFEESLPTQAD, encoded by the exons ATGGGGTCGTCCGAGTCCgaggcgccgctgctgcccccgcagcggggcgaggaggaggcggggtgccgctgccgctggtggcgcggcggcgcctcttGGGCcgaggcgacggcggaggccggccggctggcggcgctggcggcgcccATGATCGCGGTCGCGCTGCTGCAGCTCATGATGCAGCTCATCTCCACCGTCATGGTGGGGCACCTCGGGGAggtgccgctcgccggcgccgccatcgccaACTCGCTCACCAACGTCTCGGGATTCAGCGTCCTC ATGGGACTCGCATGCGGATTGGAAACTATTTGTGGACAAGCCTACGGCGCAGAGCAGTATCACAAGCTAGCTTTATTTACCTACAGGTCCATAGTTGTGCTCCTTGTTGCGAGTGTGCCCATCGCCATTATATGGCTTTTCCTCCCGGATGTACTTCCTCTCATAGGACAGGATCCACAAATAGCAAGTGAGGCCGGGAAGTATGCCTTGTGGCTTATCCCTGGTTTATTCGCCTACAGTGTGGCTCAATGCCTGTCAAAGTTCCTCCAGTCCCAGAGCCTGATTTTCCCCATGGTTTTGAGCTCCTTGACAACGCTCACTCTCTTTATTCCTTTGTGCTGGTTCATGGTTTACAAAGTTGGGATGGGTAATGCTGGAGCTGCTTTTGCAGTCAGCCTCTGTGATTGGGTTGAAGTCACGGTTCTTGGTCTTTATATTAAGTTCTCACCTTCTTGTGAGAAAACTCGTGCTGCACCCACGTGGGAAACTTTTCGAGGAATTGGCAGTTTCATGCGGTTGGCTGTACCTTCGACTCTTATGATTTG TCTTGAATGGTGGTCATATGAGCTGCTTGTTCTGCTTTCTGGGATCTTACCAAATCCAGCACTTGAAACTTCTGTGCTCTCAATATG CATATCTACAGTAGTCTTGGTGTACAATCTCCCATATGGCATTGGAACAGCTGCGAG CGTGCGTGTGTCAAATGAGCTAGGTGCAGGGAACCCAGATGGCGCCCGCTTAGTAGTAGTTGTCTCCTTATCCATTATAATTTGCACTGCGGTTCTGGTGAGCGCAACTCTTCTATCATTGCGCCATTTCATCGGAATTGCTTTCAGCAACGAGGAAGAGGTTGTAAATTATGTCACCAGAATGGTACCGTTGCTTTCAATTTCAGTTCTTGTTGACAACCTCCAAGGAGTCCTTTCAG GTATTTCTAGAGGCTGTGGATGGCAGCATTTAGGTGCCTATGTTAACCTGGGCGCGTTCTATCTTATTGGCATTCCTGTGGCGCTTGTTCTCGGTTTCGCATTCCATCTAGGAGGAGCTGGGTTCTGGATTGGCATGATAGCTGGTGGAGCTACACAGGTCACTCTCCTATCAGTCATCACTGCAATGACAAATTGGGGGAAGATG GCTGAAAAGGCTAGGGATAGAGTGTTTGAGGAAAGTCTTCCTACACAGGCGGATTGA
- the LOC120689918 gene encoding mediator of RNA polymerase II transcription subunit 9-like isoform X1 has product MDHHHPQQPQHYGDPYRGLVLSPQPDHHLHALQYHHHPQPALMSPPQAQPQPQPGLMSPPQPQPQPQPQPGLMSPPQPQQHHHASLASHFHLLHLVTRLADAIGTGTRDQNFDALVEELTSQFARCQQLLNSISGTISSKSTTVEGQRQSLDETRQLLDQRKELITKYRSSIEDLLKGDTR; this is encoded by the exons ATGGATCACCACCAcccgcagcagccgcagcacTACGGCGACCCTTACCGCGGGCTGGTGCTGTCCCCGCAGCCCGACCACCACCTCCACGCTCTTCAGTACCACCACCATCCGCAGCCGGCTCTGATGTCTCCACCGCAGGCGCAGCCGCAACCGCAGCCAGGCCTGATGTCTccaccgcagccgcagccgcagccgcagccgcagccggggCTGATGTCTCCGCCACAGCCGCAACAGCATCACCATGCATCGCTCGCCTCCCACTTCCACCTCCTTCAT TTGGTCACAAGATTAGCTGATGCGATTGGTACTGGAACAAGGGATCAAAATTTTGATGCACTG GTGGAAGAGTTGACCAGCCAATTTGCCAGGTGCCAACAATTGTTGAACTCCATATCAGGAACAATAAGTTCAAAATCTACT ACGGTCGAGGGACAAAGGCAGAGTTTGGATGAAACACGGCAGCTGCTTGACCAAAGAAA GGAGTTGATTACAAAATACAGAAGCTCAATCGAAGACCTCCTCAAGGGTGATACAAGATGA
- the LOC120689918 gene encoding mediator of RNA polymerase II transcription subunit 9-like isoform X2: MDHHHPQQPQHYGDPYRGLVLSPQPDHHLHALQYHHHPQPALMSPPQAQPQPQPGLMSPPQPQPQPQPQPGLMSPPQPQQHHHASLASHFHLLHLVTRLADAIGTGTRDQNFDALVEELTSQFARCQQLLNSISGTISSKSTGVDYKIQKLNRRPPQG, translated from the exons ATGGATCACCACCAcccgcagcagccgcagcacTACGGCGACCCTTACCGCGGGCTGGTGCTGTCCCCGCAGCCCGACCACCACCTCCACGCTCTTCAGTACCACCACCATCCGCAGCCGGCTCTGATGTCTCCACCGCAGGCGCAGCCGCAACCGCAGCCAGGCCTGATGTCTccaccgcagccgcagccgcagccgcagccgcagccggggCTGATGTCTCCGCCACAGCCGCAACAGCATCACCATGCATCGCTCGCCTCCCACTTCCACCTCCTTCAT TTGGTCACAAGATTAGCTGATGCGATTGGTACTGGAACAAGGGATCAAAATTTTGATGCACTG GTGGAAGAGTTGACCAGCCAATTTGCCAGGTGCCAACAATTGTTGAACTCCATATCAGGAACAATAAGTTCAAAATCTACT GGAGTTGATTACAAAATACAGAAGCTCAATCGAAGACCTCCTCAAGGGTGA
- the LOC120689919 gene encoding protein DETOXIFICATION 12-like isoform X1 yields the protein MGSSEASLLLPHTRGKSEEEEEARAHDHGAKRWWWRRAAAASEGRWGEATAEAGRLAALAGPMIAVALLQLTMQLISTVMVGHLGEVPLAGAAIANSLTNVSGFSVLMGLACGLETICGQAYGAEQYHKLALFTYRSIVVLLVASVPIAIIWLFLPDVLPLIGQDPQIASEAGKYALWLIPGLFAYSVAQCLSKFLQSQSLIFPMVLSSLTTLTLFIPLCWFMVYKVGMGNAGAAFAVSLCDWVEVTVLGLYIKFSPSCEKTRAAPTWETFRGIGSFMRLAVPSTLMICLEWWSYELLVLLSGILPNPALETSVLSICISTVVLVYNLPYGIGTAASVRVSNELGAGNPDGARLVVVVSLSIIICTAVLVSATLLSLRHFIGIAFSNEEEVVNYVTRMVPLLSISVLVDNLQGVLSGISRGCGWQHLGAYVNLGAFYLIGIPVALVLGFAFHLGGAGFWIGMIAGGATQVTLLSVITAMTNWGKMAEKARDRVFEESLPTQAD from the exons CTTCCGAGGCGTCGCTGCTGCTCCCGCACACGCGGGGTaagtcggaggaggaagaggaggcgagGGCTCATGATCATGGAGCGAAGCGCTGGTGGtggcgtcgcgccgccgccgcctcggaagGTCGGTGGGGcgaggcgacggcggaggccggccggctggcggcgctggcggggCCCATGATCGCGGTGGCGCTGCTGCAGCTCACGATGCAGCTCATCTCCACCGTCATGGTGGGCCACCTCGGCGAggtgccgctcgccggcgccgccatcgccaACTCGCTCACCAACGTCTCAGGATTCAGCGTCCTC ATGGGACTCGCATGCGGATTGGAAACTATTTGTGGACAAGCCTACGGCGCAGAGCAGTATCACAAGCTAGCTTTATTTACCTACAGGTCCATAGTTGTGCTCCTTGTTGCGAGTGTGCCCATCGCCATTATATGGCTTTTCCTCCCGGATGTACTTCCTCTCATAGGACAGGATCCACAAATAGCAAGTGAGGCCGGGAAGTATGCCTTGTGGCTTATCCCTGGTTTATTCGCCTACAGTGTGGCTCAATGCCTGTCAAAGTTCCTCCAGTCCCAGAGCCTGATTTTCCCCATGGTTTTGAGCTCCTTGACAACGCTCACTCTCTTTATTCCTTTGTGCTGGTTCATGGTTTACAAAGTTGGGATGGGTAATGCTGGAGCTGCTTTTGCAGTCAGCCTCTGTGATTGGGTTGAAGTCACGGTTCTTGGTCTTTATATTAAGTTCTCACCTTCTTGTGAGAAAACTCGTGCTGCACCCACGTGGGAAACTTTTCGAGGAATTGGCAGTTTCATGCGGTTGGCTGTACCTTCGACTCTTATGATTTG TCTTGAATGGTGGTCATATGAGCTGCTTGTTCTGCTTTCTGGGATCTTACCAAATCCAGCACTTGAAACTTCTGTGCTCTCAATATG CATATCTACAGTAGTCTTGGTGTACAATCTCCCATATGGCATTGGAACAGCTGCGAG CGTGCGTGTGTCAAATGAGCTAGGTGCAGGGAACCCAGATGGCGCCCGCTTAGTAGTAGTTGTCTCCTTATCCATTATAATTTGCACTGCGGTTCTGGTGAGCGCAACTCTTCTATCATTGCGCCATTTCATCGGAATTGCTTTCAGCAACGAGGAAGAGGTTGTAAATTATGTCACCAGAATGGTACCGTTGCTTTCAATTTCAGTTCTTGTTGACAACCTCCAAGGAGTCCTTTCAG GTATTTCTAGAGGCTGTGGATGGCAGCATTTAGGTGCCTATGTTAACCTGGGCGCGTTCTATCTTATTGGCATTCCTGTGGCGCTTGTTCTCGGTTTCGCATTCCATCTAGGAGGAGCTGGGTTCTGGATTGGCATGATAGCTGGTGGAGCTACACAGGTCACTCTCCTATCAGTCATCACTGCAATGACAAATTGGGGGAAGATG GCTGAAAAGGCTAGGGATAGAGTGTTTGAGGAAAGTCTTCCTACACAGGCGGATTGA